In Halobaculum halobium, a genomic segment contains:
- a CDS encoding DUF1641 domain-containing protein, giving the protein MSESPPDADAFATAAGGDANLEALAARVDAQADDLIALLDLLTVVRGLSDELVPELRTAVSENREPLADLRTSLENEETMHLVEQVGDNADALADLLDLVVVAQDLSAELVPELRTVAAENRGEIAKLRVAFEREETLVLLRQIGDNTDTFLDLLSTLEVASGALADVAPEDEAAAEAAREDVRRLATAFDRAESVDTLVALGENMDTVRGLLALVEGFGDAADRSTEEYYRLGTQLGQAADVAERASDPRVIETLDAGASAFADETADRRVGLFGLFSALRNDDVQRTLGTLVDAAERVGRTRNSGSE; this is encoded by the coding sequence ATGAGTGAATCACCACCCGACGCGGACGCGTTCGCGACCGCCGCCGGCGGCGATGCCAACTTGGAGGCGTTGGCCGCCCGCGTCGACGCGCAGGCGGATGATCTGATCGCGCTGTTAGACCTACTCACGGTCGTCCGCGGGCTGAGCGACGAACTCGTGCCGGAACTGCGCACGGCCGTCTCGGAGAATCGCGAGCCGCTGGCGGACCTGCGGACCTCCCTGGAGAACGAGGAGACGATGCACCTAGTCGAGCAGGTGGGCGACAACGCCGACGCGCTCGCGGACCTGCTCGATCTGGTCGTCGTCGCCCAGGACCTCTCGGCGGAACTCGTCCCCGAGTTGCGCACCGTCGCCGCCGAGAACCGCGGCGAGATCGCCAAGCTTCGCGTCGCGTTCGAGCGCGAGGAGACGCTGGTGCTGTTGCGACAGATCGGCGACAACACCGACACGTTCCTTGACCTGCTGTCGACGCTTGAGGTCGCGAGCGGCGCCCTCGCGGATGTCGCCCCGGAGGACGAAGCGGCCGCCGAGGCCGCCCGTGAGGACGTGCGCCGCCTCGCGACGGCGTTCGACCGCGCGGAGTCCGTCGACACGCTCGTCGCGCTCGGGGAGAACATGGACACCGTCCGCGGGCTGCTCGCGCTCGTGGAGGGCTTCGGCGACGCCGCCGACCGAAGCACCGAGGAGTACTACCGGCTCGGCACGCAACTGGGCCAGGCCGCCGACGTGGCCGAGCGCGCGAGCGATCCCCGGGTTATCGAGACGCTCGACGCCGGCGCGAGCGCCTTCGCCGACGAGACGGCCGACCGCCGGGTCGGTCTGTTCGGGCTGTTCTCCGCCCTCCGCAACGACGACGTGCAGCGGACGCTCGGAACCCTCGTCGATGCAGCCGAGCGGGTCGGGCGAACGCGCAACTCCGGTTCAGAGTGA